One Mesorhizobium sp. L-2-11 genomic region harbors:
- the icmH gene encoding type IVB secretion system protein IcmH/DotU — protein sequence MSRDDPFGLSEDRERTRIRLTGAPIPRPMTPLLSGVPIKRSRTHPNTLVNAFAPLLEFAPELESALPPENPEALRTRLLDELVRARDAAMASGSSLERADQAAWVVAALLDDLALNTPWGGASAWPRQPLVVMLRGDVDAGTQFFTRLDELERHPNRDRELLELQYHCLALGFRGKYRVPGRSGDRSINAVRVAAARFLRDADADGAPLSPNWKGVIASDEPQRFIVPIWVMGLGAAVLATAIYLGLSMGLSSQAVELSTLVRALPPPARGDISRTSPQVDAPPPEAVDFALVPEFQAGAPANLRAALSGTESVSLARLIIQASNPELFQSSRPTLTEGFEPLIGSIAKVILANQELIGNITVVGHTDSIPLQRSNPLSTNQRLSEARAATITEMLVQNGVPQDRIRFEGRAATDPVADDSTRAGRALNRRVEVLVEKRL from the coding sequence ATGAGCCGGGATGATCCTTTCGGACTGTCGGAGGATCGCGAACGCACGCGCATACGACTGACCGGCGCGCCGATCCCGCGACCGATGACGCCACTCTTGTCGGGCGTGCCGATCAAACGGTCGCGTACGCATCCGAACACGCTGGTCAACGCATTCGCCCCCCTGCTCGAATTCGCCCCCGAGCTTGAAAGCGCGCTGCCGCCGGAAAACCCGGAAGCGTTGCGCACCCGGTTGCTCGACGAGCTGGTTCGAGCACGTGACGCGGCAATGGCGTCGGGGTCCTCTCTGGAGCGCGCCGACCAGGCAGCCTGGGTGGTGGCGGCATTGCTCGACGATCTGGCCCTGAACACGCCATGGGGCGGCGCCAGCGCATGGCCGCGCCAGCCGCTTGTGGTGATGCTACGAGGCGATGTCGATGCCGGCACGCAGTTCTTCACGCGTCTCGACGAACTGGAGCGGCATCCGAACCGGGATCGCGAATTGCTCGAACTGCAATATCATTGCCTGGCGCTCGGTTTTCGCGGCAAATATCGTGTTCCGGGCCGGTCGGGCGACCGCTCGATCAATGCGGTTCGCGTTGCTGCAGCGCGCTTTCTGCGCGATGCCGATGCCGACGGCGCACCGCTGTCGCCGAACTGGAAAGGCGTGATCGCATCCGACGAGCCGCAGCGCTTCATCGTGCCGATCTGGGTGATGGGGCTCGGCGCGGCGGTTCTCGCCACTGCAATCTATCTCGGGCTGTCGATGGGACTGAGCAGTCAGGCGGTCGAGCTTTCGACGCTGGTTCGTGCTTTGCCGCCGCCGGCACGCGGCGATATCAGCCGGACATCGCCACAGGTCGACGCGCCGCCGCCGGAGGCAGTGGATTTCGCGCTGGTGCCGGAGTTCCAGGCCGGAGCGCCGGCCAACCTCAGAGCCGCGCTAAGCGGCACCGAGAGCGTTTCGCTGGCCAGGCTGATCATTCAGGCCTCCAACCCCGAACTGTTCCAGTCGTCGCGGCCGACACTGACGGAAGGCTTCGAACCGCTGATCGGTTCAATCGCCAAAGTGATCCTCGCCAATCAGGAACTGATCGGAAACATCACCGTGGTCGGCCATACCGACAGTATTCCCTTGCAGCGGTCCAATCCGCTTTCCACCAACCAGCGGCTGTCGGAAGCGCGCGCAGCAACCATTACCGAGATGCTGGTCCAGAACGGCGTGCCGCAGGACCGCATTCGCTTCGAAGGACGTGCAGCTACCGATCCAGTGGCCGACGACAGCACCCGCGCGGGACGGGCCTTGAACCGCCGCGTCGAGGTGCTGGTCGAAAAGAGGCTGTGA